The genomic window GATGATGCGATGAAACATTTTGCTGGCGTCCGGCTCGTGTTCGGTCAGAAGCCGGATGGCGGTTTCCAGCATTTCCCGGTAAGTGCTGGCTTCCTGCTGCATGCGTTCGGTCCATTCCTGTTCCGGTTGCCATCCCTCCGCTGTTTTCTCCAGCAGGGTGGCTCCGTGGTTCAAGATGGCGTGCGTGCCCCATGCAAGCCTGAGGGCTTCAAAACCCCGGCGGTCCCTTCCGGTCACGGGAATCACGTTGCCCTGTTCCAGCCACCTCAAAAACCTCCTCTGGTGGTCCAGCGTGAAGGTGGGTTTCACCCCAGAGCCCTCCTGCACCACATTGATTGGGGTTTCAGAGGGTTTTTGCCTGAGGTGCAGTTTGCGTTCGGTTTGCAGAAAAGTGTCGTCCAGATCGGTGAAAATCAGCATGGTGACCTCAAAAGTAAACCGCCTCTGCTTTTAAAAGTTCCATCAAATCCTGATCTTGCTGGGTGGGCAGGGTCTCAAAGCACACGAAAATCCGGCTGTACTGCTCTGGGCGGTGGTTGTACAGGTAGTTGGGAATCTGGTCCCCGTAATTGTCCATGAATTCCAGACGGTCCTGAATCACCTCGCCGGGCAGAATCGGGCTGCGGGTGGTGGTGTGAAAAACCACCCTGTGTCCTTTGTTTTCCAGCGCCAGTGCAAACCGCAAAGGCTCAAAAGCAAATTCTCCGGTGCCCAGAACCAGAATGGGTTTCTCCTGCATGGGCAGGTTATCCACCAGAGATTGCACCTCCTCTGGCAGGTGTTCGGTGGCAGGCAGGCGTCCCAGACGGGCATACTCATGCCGGATCAATGGGGCTTTGTCCTCGCCATTGCCGATCACTTTGGGCAGCTCAGGCGGAGAAAAATCCGGATTGGCCTCAAAAGCCATGTTGCCTTTGACCAGAGCGTGGATGGTGACCGGCAAACCGAACTCCTCCAAAAGCACCTCCTCTGGCAGGTCCAGCCAACTGGTGAAGCACACCAGATGCACCTCCCTCAGGCCAGGAAGTTGCCTTTTCAAAGTGTGGGTCAGGGCCTTCAGGGTTTTTCCGGTGGTGATTTCATCGTCAATGAGCACGAGGGTTTTTGCCCCATCCCAGAGGTCTTTTTTGGGACCAGACTCTGGAGGGTAAATCAGGTGGTCGGTGGCATGCGAGTGGGTTTCCTGAAACTGCAAGGTGCTCCGGTCTCCCAGACGGTAGCGGGTGGAAGGCAGGTACAGCACGTCCTGACGGCCAGAGGCTTTGCTGTACTCCTCAAAGATGCTGGTGGCAAGACCAGTGGCGGTCTCTGCCATCCCGATGAACAGCACCGGACCTTCTGCCTGTGCAGGCAGTGAAGTGGCCAGAAAACGGTGGTGCTTCAGGGCTTCAGAGGGCCTGACCGGCAAGTGCTTCCCGAGGATCTTGCTGACAAACAAGAACCCCCGTCTGGGATTCTGCCGGACCGCATAGGTGGTGATGGATTCTAGAGGCACCTGCTCTTCATGCAGTTCAATCTGCAAAGTGCCCGAGGGCAACTCAACGGTGCTGCGCTTCAATGCTGCTCCTCCAGAACGTCTTCTTTGACCAGCAAGCTGGAGCTGAACGCCATCATGTGCACATTGCGCCTCGGGGCAGGCACTTCATGGGGCTGGATTCTGCCCAGTGCAAGGAGTGCAGCGTAATGCCCGTAATTCAGGCCAGCGGTGATGCTCATGTGGATGCCGCCACTGGGCCTTGGGTTGATTTCCAGCATGTTGGGCACCCCCTGACGGTCTTTCAATTGCATGTTGAAAATCCCGCTCAGGCGGTAATGGCGGGTGATGTCGCGCACAATCTGTTCCACCTCGGGGTTCTCTTCGCTGAACTGGCTGCTGCCTTCCTGACTTTTGGTGCGAATCACGTACTGGGCGAGTTCGCCGTCAAGGGCAAGGCAATCAATCGAACGCTCGGTGCCTTCGCAAAGCTGCATCAGGAGCATTTCGGTGAATTTTTTGTTGTTCCCGAAGTACTCTCTGGCTTCTGTGTAGCTCATGGCGTACAGCTCATTCCCGAGCAACAAGGTCATGCGGCTGCGGCGTCGCAGCATCCTGAAGCCACTGGCATAAATGCCCACACTGGGTTTGAAGCACAGGGGTTCGGTTTCCCCTCCCAGTTCTTCGACCCTCTGGTTGAATTCATCGAGGGTGTGAAAGGTGCGCCAGTCGGGAATGGGGCAAATTTCGGTGGGAAAAGCCTTTAAAAAATCTGCTTTGTGGTCCAGCAGTTTGATGGTCTCTGGTGATGCGGCCACCACCAGCCGGGTGCCCAGAGCTTCAAAATCCGCTTCATGCTTCTTGACGATGCTCTTTTCCTTGGAGGGAAAGAACACCTCAATGCGGTGCTTTTTGCAGTAATCCAGTGCCCACTGAACGTAGGCAGAACCCACCAGCCCTTTGGGTTCAAGTTCGTGGTGCCATGGGCCGTAAAGCATCGGGGCATCATTGGAGGTGTGGGTGGCGTAAATCTCCCATTGTGCTGTGCTGTGCATGGCTGCAATCACATGGTGCAGCACACTGAAACCCTTGTTGAACCAGACGCGTGTTTTCATGTTTGTCCTTCTGACCCACTTTGGTGGGCCTTTGAAACGGTGGTTTGATTGTATGGCATGTGCGCCCGGTCTTGTTTACGCTGCCTCTGGCAAAACCGTTCCGCAGTGCTGCGAAGAGCACAAAAAAGGCGAGGGGATGCCTCGCCTTGGGAACCGTTGAATTTTACTCGCCCAGCTGCGGATTCTGCCGCTGGTAACGCATGGACCAGAGCACCGAAGCCACAATGAAGCCCACACCAATCAAGCCGGTGACCACCTCGGGGATGTGGATGTCGTGGTTCATGCTCAGCAGCATGATGATGGCCAGAGCCCCAATCCCGTAGTGTGCGCCGTGCTCCAGGAACACGTACTGCTGCAAGGTGCCTTTTTTCACCAGCATCAGGGTCAAGGAACGCACGAAGACTGCACCGATGCACAGACCTGCGGCAATCACCACCACTTCTTTGGTGATGGCAAACGCACCGATCACGCCGTCCAGAGAGAAACTGGCGTCCAGCACTTCCAGGTAAATGAAAGCGGTCAGACCTGCAGCCCCTGCTTTGGCGGCCATGTCATCGGCGTCAAAAAGGCCCCCCAGAGCGTCAATGAAGATGTAGGTCAGGATGCCCACCACCCCTGCGGTCAGAGCAGCCATTTTCTCCTCGGGGTGCACGGCGTAATTCACCAAGCCCAGAAGAAGTGCACCGGTGATGAACACCTGAATGGTGTCCAGACGGCCAATTTTGGCCAGAGGGCGCTCGATGAAACCCAGCCAGTGGATTTCCTTCTCTGGGTCCATCAGGTATTTCAGGAACACCAGCATCAAGAAAGATCCACCGAACGCCGAAATGGGCACGTGTGCCTCATTCAGGTGCTTGGCGTACTCCGATGGATTGTTGAAAGCCAGCTGGGCCACTTCAAAGAAACCCAGTTTGGCCACCACCGCCACAATCACAATCGGGAAGATGAACCGCATGCCGAACACGGCAATCAGGATGCCCCATGTCAGGAAGCGCTGTTGCCAGACCGGACTCATGTTCTTGAGGACACTGGCGTTCACCACGGCGTTGTCGAAGCTCAGGGAGACTTCCATCACGCCCAGAATCAGGGCAATCAGCAGAAACGAAAGGGCCGTGGACATGTTGCCGGTCTGGAGGCCGTAATAAAAGGCCCCCACCAAACACACCACAGTCACCACAAAAGCAAAACCAAACTCGCGACGCAACATCTTTTCCTTTCACAAGCGGCCTGATACAGCTGAGCGGTTCCCAGCCTCTTCCACTGCAGGCAGCTTTACAACCTTACACCAAGGTTTGCCCCCGCACCCCTGGGTGTGGCTCTCGGGCGCGGGGGCAAGAGAGGGCTGAAAATCAGCCGACGTTCACACCAAAGTCCAGCGCAAGGCCGCGCAGACCGTTGTTGTAGCCCTGACCAATGGCTTTGAATTTCCAGTCGCTGTTGTGGCGGTACACTTCAGCGAAGATCATGGCGGTCTCGGTGCTGGCGTCCTCACTGAGATCATAACGGGCAATTTCCGAACCGCCTGCATTGTTTAATACACGTGCGTAAGCGTTGCGGACCATGCCGAAGTTCTGACGGCGGCCTTCTGCATCATAGATGGTCACGGCAATCACGATGCGGGTCACGTTCTGGGGAACACGGGTCAGGTCCACTTTGACGGTTTCGTCGTCGCCTGCACCCTCACCGGTGCGGTTGTCTCCGCCGTACTCCACGCTTCCATCGGTGCTGGTCTTGTTGTTGAAGAACACGAAGTCGCTGTCAGAAGCAACTTTTCCATTTTCGCCAAGCAAAAAAGCGCTGGCATCAAGGTCAAATGCGGCCCCGTCGGTGCTGCGGACGTCCCAACCCAGACCCACTGTGATGCTGGTCAGACCGGGAGCTTCTTTGGTCAAACTGACGTTTCCACCTTTGCTGAGACTTACTGGCATGTTGCCCTCCTGAAATTGAGTGAGTGATGGCTTGAAGAGGAATGCGGATGGATGTTCAAACGTTGAAGCCGTGGTTGCGCAAGAAGGCTTCCAGCCCTTCGCGGTAACCTTGACCAACGGCGCGGAATTTCCAGTCTGCGTTGTGGCGGTACAGTTCACCAAACACCATCAGGGTTTCGGTGCTGGCGTCTTCTGAAAGGTCGTAACGGGCCACTTCGGTGCCGGTTTCATCGTCCACCACGCGGATGAAGGCGTTGCGGATCTGGCCGAAGTTCTGCCCTCTGGAGAGGCCATCGTGAATGCTCACCGAGACCACGATGCGCTGGATTTGTGCAGGCACGCGGGCCAGCTCCACGAGAATGCTCTCGTCGTCTCCCTCGCCCTGACCGGTGCGGTTGTCTCCGGTGTGTTCCACTGCACCACTGCCGTGCTTGAGGTTGTTGTAGAAGATCAGGTCCGCATCGCTGCTGGCCTTGCCATCTTCTTTCACCAGCAAAGCCATGGCGTCGAGGTCGAAGGCTGCGCCGTCGGTGGCCCGCACGTCCCACCCGAGGCCAATGCGCACTTTGCGCAGACCGGGGGCTTCCTTGCTGAGGTTGATGTTTCCGCCTTTGCTGAGATTGATTGCCATTTCATCCTCCAATGGTGCTGTGGATCAAGATTTTTGACCGGACTGCCAGCGGAACCCGAAGCCGTAATGCTGATCGGTTTCCTGATGACCCCGGAAATAACGTTCTTCTTTGGTGACCTCGATGTGGTCTCCGGTGTTGGTGATGCTGCAAATGGCACAGAACCGCTGGGTGGGGTCGGGTTGGTCCAGTTTCAGGTGGATTTCGTTGCCCTGATCGTCGGTGATCCGCATGCGGCCTCCCACATCCTGAAAGGTGGACACCCCCTGATAAATATAAGCGAAGACCACCACCCGTTTGATCATGTCTGGACGCAAAACCAGCAGGTTCTCGCCGTCCTGAGACTGGCCACTGCGGTCGTCTTTGTCCAGATGGATGTACGGCACGGTGTCTTTGGCCCCGAAGGTGTTCCCGAGCGCCTGAATGACCCCTTTGTAGCCGTTTTGCATCTCGAACATGCACCCGAGGTCAAGGTCTGCACTGCTCTGGTTGCTGGACTGCCCGGGCAGCAAACTCCAGAGGCCCCCTCCGCCAGATTTGCCTTTCTGGTCCCAGTTCAGGTTGATGTGGATGGGTTGCTTGCGTCCATCCTTGCGCAAATTCACCTTGCCCGAGTCGCCACGTTTCTCAAGGGTGATTTTCTTGAGGTTCACACTCGGGGCTGGGGTGGGCTCTTGCCTTGCTGGAGGGGTTGGTGGAGCAGGTGGAATGGGTGCAGGTGAAGGGGCTGGAGCAGGTCTGGCCACTGTACCACCGTAGTGTTTCACAAGGTCTTCAAGGCCACCAATGAAGCCCTGTGCATACGCCCCGAAACGCCAGACATCCTTGAAGTAGATTTCCGCAAGGATCACGGCTTTTTCGAGGTTGAAGTGCTGGCCTGTGAAAACAAATTCCAGCAGCACCTCTCCGGCATGCGAAACGCGCACCCTTCCGGTTTTGATGTCCCGGAAGGTTTTGCCGTCGTCGGTGGTGCAGGTGAAAGCCAGACGCTTGATGTTTGCAGGCATTCTGGACAAATCCAGCTGGAACTGCGAACTGTAACTGTCCCTCTGGGTCAGTTGGACTTCCTGCCCGGCAGACTGGAGGTTGTTGTAAAACACCACATGGTCGTCGGAAGGCAGTTTTTCCTGTTCATTCAGCAGAAAGCAACTGATGTCATAGGCACTGGATGAACCCTGCACCTGCACGTCAATGGTGAGTTGCAAAGCAGATGTCACATCCGAAAGTTTGATTTTCTGTCCGGGGACCAGTTTTTGCATGTTTTTATCTTATCCGCAGATCCTGCAAACCCCGTGCTTTAAAGCACACGGCGGATGTCGTTGGCAATGTCTTGAACGGTGCGCCCGTTGGTCATCTCTCCGAGGGCTTTGAAGGTCCATTCGCCAGAGACCAGTTGCAGTTTGCCGATGATGATGCTGGTGTGGTTTCCGGTGGCGCTCAGGTTGTAGCGTGCAGCTTCCTGTTTGTTGTCTGCATTGACCACACGGCAAAAAGCATTTTCCACTTTGGAGAAGTTCTGACCCCGGAAACTGGACACCGCCAGCACAATCTGGGTCACGTTGGAAGGCAGGCGGGTGAGGTCCACGGTGATCACTTCATCGTCGCCGTCGCCCTGACCGGTGAGGTTGTCGCCAGAGTGGCGGATGCTGCCGTCTTTGCTTTGCAACTGGCGGAACCAGACGGTGTCGACGTGGTTGCCCTGTGCATCAAAAACTGCTGCACTGGCGTCCAGGTCAATGCTCTCTGGGGCAGCGAAGCGCCCGAACAGGCCTTTGGGTTTGGCCACATCCCAGCCCAATCCGAGGTGAATTCTTTGCAGGCCGCCGGGGCCTTCTTTTTTCAGGTTGATGCTCTGTCCTTTGGTCAAATTGATCATGTGAGTTCCTCCCGTGTTGATGGCTGGACAGCATGCATCATGCTGGCTGTTCATAGACCCACTACGCAGTCAGGGTTTCAAAAGTTTCCATCCATCCGTACCGGGATTGTAACACGTCTGTCTGAGAAGCGTTTTGTTTGAGGGGACTGCGTGGGTGGGCTTACAAACCCTGCCAAACCTGAGGTTTTCCGACAGGTCCGGGGCCAAACGGAGGTTGATTTTGAAATCCCCCTTTCCTGATCGAATCGGTAAAATTGATGCAAATTGCCATCCTGATGTGCTGAAAATGTTTGCGGAATATACATTTGTGGGTTGGTCCGGGATTATAATTCAAACAACAACAATGTCTGATGTGGATGTCTGAACCTGTTACACCCTTCAGGCAGGAGACCAGCCTCCATATGCTGGCGTTCAAGAGACTGTTTTCTTTGACAGTCTCTTTGCTTTTTGATGACTTGATGTGTTTTGGTGGGTTTGATATGAAATTTGCTTTCAAGTTGCAGAGGTGAAACAAAAAAGAAGCCTGCTTGTGCAGGCTTCTTCGGGTCCTGTGGTTTACAGGTTGTCTTGCAGGCTGGTGGCCGTTTTGAAACGGATTTTCTTGCCAGCAGGAACGGTGATGCGCTCGGTGGTGCCGGGACGCACGGCCTGACGCTCTTTGGTGGGAACCACAGAGAGGGTGCCAAAACCGGGCAGACCGACGGTCTTGCCTTCCTTAAGGGCCTCAACAATGATTTCCAGCATGGAGTCAATGACTTCGCCTGCGTCTTTTTTGCTGACACCGGCTTTTTCGGCGATCACTTGAATCAGTTGTTGCTTACCGACTTTTTCCATGGTTGATACCTCCGATGTTTTCAGAACGGTGCTCTGGTGGGATCAGAATACAGATGCACGTTGCTGCTTGATCATCTAATCTCTTGGCCGACCGAATGTCAATAGTGGTTATACACGACCAAGGCAGTTTTAGTGTACATGAGCTTCACCATCTGACGGCAGTTCATATCCCACTTTTCCCCCGGTTTTGTCACTACAGTGTCACTATGGAAACACCCCCGGCTGTCAAACCGGGGGTGCGTTTTTGGGGGTTCAGGCTGGGTTGAGTTGGCTGAGGGTGTCCCGCTGGATTTCAGCGAGGGTTTCTGCTGGGAGGTGCTGGCTCCATGTGGCCTGCCATGCCCCGAGGATGGGGGAGAGGAGGCTTCGGAGTTGGTCTTCGGCTGCGCGGGCCATGGTGATGGCTGGGAGGCAGTCAGGGCAGTAGTGGTGGCCGAGTGCGTCTGGCCCTTCTGGGAGCTTGAGGGCTCCGGGCTTTCCACAATTGTCGCAGTCATCGACGAGGGGCTTTCTCATAATGGGTTGCGCAGTGTGTAACGAATCTGACATCATAGGGTTGACCTCCGGGTCCAGTCGCGGTGAGCTCCCCAGCTTACGTCCGCGACTGTTTTGTTTTTGTTCCTTTTCATTTTACAGGTATGCCGTCAACATAAAAAGCATCAGGGCACTGCCCTACAGAAATGAGCGAGTAGATTCTACTCGCTCAAAAAATGGGGGAATTTCTCACAGATGTACAAAACAAGGGGCCAAAAAAATCAGCATCTGGAGCAAGGTTCAGTTGGACCGCCCATAGGCTGATAAACCGGCTTCAAAGGACCGGATGCCTGACCACAGGCAATGAGAAGGCTAACCACGAGCACCACACCGATAAAGGGTTTTTTGGTCTTTTGCATACCCCAGATTAACGCACATCCCTCAGGGCCACAGAGTCCAACAGCGCGAGATTAAACCACTTTCGCACTGGGCCTGCCCATTCCTCCACATGCACCCGGTAAGCCACGCCCTCTGGGTACATTTCCGCAAGCTTCTTCAAATCCAACTCCAGCACTTCGCCGCACGGACCAGCAGCCACATACCGCGACAAGCTGATGCGGGGCAACGGCACAACCTGATGGTTCACCACCATGACAGCCTCCTCGATGTGCGCAACAGGATGCGACTTCAAGGGGAACACATTCAAGCCCCCATGGTCCGCCACGATGAACGGCACAGAAGGGCAAAACTCCCACATATATAACGTCAGCATTTGACGCTGGCTGGTGCTGCACTTCTGCCACCCACCCAACAAAGCCTGCACGTCCTCACGGGAAAACAAGCACTCCTGCATCCCCACACTCGCCTGAATGAGCGCCAGAGACCGCATGCAGTGCAGCACCTGCATGTCATACAAATCATAACCCTGTAGGCTCCGGGCTTCCTCCAGAGCCTCAGGTTTCCTGAGGGCAGCGAGGGCCAGCAGGCGCATCATGCACACCATCGGATTCCGGTACACATTCGGGCTCTGGGCTTCCTGATGCGCAAGCACCTGCTGCAACATGGCATTGGCTGTGCTGACCGTGCGTTTCCCACGCTGAAAGGGGAACTTCTGCGCCAAGAACGTCAAAAGCCTCCTGCAATCCGCCCAGGACTCCGTGACGCTCTTGAGTTCAGCATCATGCACCCCAAAACGGCGCTCACCGGACTGCAGCGTCTTCAATGCAGCCTGCACATCCGCAGGAGCCCCCTCAGGGAGGTCAGCCCCACCCAGCAGGCACGCCCAGAACAACAGCCGGGTGCTGGTGTCCACCACATGCTGAGATCCTCCGGTGGATGTGGCGATCTCACTCAACAAAGGAGCCACTTCAGAGTAACGGTCCTGAGCCCAAAGCCTCCTCGCCCGCTGGTATTTTGCATTCATGTTCACACTCGCCAAACCAATCATTTTTGAATTCGATTCCGCTTCCTGCAGGAACGGCAGGGCCTCATCCTCCCGCTTCAAACCAATCAGAAAGGTTGCTGCTGCAATGTTCAGGTGGGCAATCCCTTCAACATCCTCGATGCTGTCTGCTGCTGCCCCATCGATTTGGGAGATGGTCCACTGGAGGTACATCTCCCACAGGTGCGGGCTGGGGGCAAACTCGTAAAGCACCCGGGCCAGATACCCACGCCCAAGCAAGGTGTGAGCCACGGTGTCGAGCAGGTCACGGGCCTCCTCATCCCTCTGGAGCTGAAAAAGCACCCAACCCATGCGGGCCGTAAGGGTCGTGGAGCGCTGGCCACTGGAATGCAGCAGCACCAGCAGGTCATCGAGGGCTTTGTTTTTTGTGGCGTTCACAACTGCAAAATCAAACAGGCGTGGGGTATGGATAAGGCGATAGAAGTCCATATGGTTGAGTGAATTATAAACATGCAGGGGTTGCTGAAAGGTTGTCTCAGTTTATTAAATGGCTGTCATAAATGTAATGATTTAAGGAACAAAAAACCCTCTGGTCGAAACCAGAGGGGAATTACCTTAAAGGATTATCAGGACGCACGGACCAGCAGCACCCCGAGGAGGAACACATTGGTGGTCACGGTGTCCAGCGCGTCTGCTGCCACGCGCCTTGCTCTCAGTCCGATGGGTCTGTAACTGGCACTCTGGTTGGTGGCGACACGGGTCCACACAGTGGGGTAGGCACTCCCTTGGTTTGGGGCCACTCCGGCGACGACCCCACCCGGCGCACTGAAAACCCCACTTGCACCCGAGGCAGGCATGGGCGCACTGAAACCGCCAGTCCCAAGGTTTTGCAGCCCGACCTCCCATGCCACGCCGTTGTTACTGCCTGTGTAACCTGTGCCCAGAGCAACTGTCCACACGAAATGGACATCAAATGACTGCCAGTGTGATGGGATGTCCACAGCAGCATTGACGCTCATCTGCGTGCTCGGGTCCATCGTCCATGCAGGCATGGTGTTGGCAATCGCCAGAGTGGGGGCATTTTCGGAGGCCAGAAACTGCGAGGCCGGAATGAAACGCCATGTCTCCCGCATCGGAGGGGCCTGGGGGACCACGAGCCTGCTGGCCTTGAAGTGCCTTGCAACCTCATTGGCCCAGAGGGGCGAACCAGCATTGTCGTTGGGGTGGATGCCGTCCGGCAGCAACAGATTTGCTGTATAGGACGAATCATTCAGGAATGCCTGAGTGACGTTGATGCACCCATACCCCTCTGAGGCGCACAACTCCATGACTGTCCGCATGCGGATCAGGTGGTTGGTCCTCTCGGCATCCCCAGTTCCCCTCGGGTTCTGGAGCGTACAGATCACCCCCGCGCTGGGCCATGTTTCCTGCACTTTGCGCATCAAGGCATAGTGTGTGGCACGATAAGTGGCCCCGACGCCCGTTGTATTGTGCCCGTAGTTGACCATCACAAGCTGAGGAGTCATTGAGGACATCACAGCCCACCGTGCCTGCGTTGCCACTGGGTAGGATGCCTGCGTGCCGGAGATGCTGCCGTTCCAGACGGTCAGGGTTCTGCCACTCGTGCCGGTCTGGAGTGTCACAGCGGAGTTCCAGGTGTCATTCGTATCTTTATATGTGCGATACAAAACAGTCCACGTTGGGAACATCGCCCCGAGCCTCTGCGCCAGCAAGTAAACCCATCGGGTGTTGGTGGCCCCGGTGCTGTCGCCGAGGATGAGCATTGCTGCATCCTCGGCGCCGAGCATCATGCGCTGAACGAGGACTGCTGCCTGCTGGGCAACGATTTGGTTGTTGGGGACGAAGCCGCCTTTGCTCATGACAACCACCAGTCAACTTCCACAAGCCCGGTGGCCACCACTGCGTAATGCGTGGCGGTTCCCACGGCAACCTGAATGGCTTCACCTTCGAACAGGAACCTGCTTCCAGAGCCATCTGAAACAGCCCCAGTGGGGGCAGCAGCAGTCACGGTGCTGTTGCCAAATCGAAAGTATGCATTCGATGCAATAGGGCGAATGATCATGGTTTTTGCGCCCGCGGGCACAGCAATTGCATTCCCCGTGGGTCCATTGAGCCAGTTCACGCCGTCTGCGCGGGTTCTGGACTCCAAAGACAGACTTGCCAGAGCAGCGATGATGGTAGCACGATCCGCAGCCCCACCATCTGACTCATCCCAGCCATCCCCAGACTTGGTGTGCAATGCAAAGCCTTTCAATGGGCTGCGGGCCACAGTATCGTCAGATCTGGTCACTGCTGTGCTCCTTTCAGGGCTTCAAGGCGCCCCCAAGCCCACTCCACGGCCTGCTCGACGGCCCAACGTTGAAGGCGGTCCACAATTGGGAAGTCAAGGAATGCGCCCAGAACGGGAATTTTGTCATCAAGCATTTCGAGCTTCTCGGTAAGAAAATCACAGGCGATTTTCTTTTTGTCCTCCCCAAGAAGTTCCACGCCGGACTCTTTGGCTTTCTGCTCTGCATGCTGGACAGCATCCTGTGCGTTTTCTGCAACCCAACTCTTCCAATCAAAACTCATATTGCACCTCTTGCCGTGGGCATGTAACCCAAAATGAAAGAACCCAGCAAAAAATGCTGGATTCTGGCTTTAGACCAAGGTGAAAGATTGTGGTGGCTATGTAATCACGGGAGACCTGTGGTCTCCCGTGGGAGAGATCAGATGCCGAAGTGCTGCTTGATGAGCCTCAGGTACTGCGCCCGGTGCTCCAGTCCATTCAGGCCACCATTGATACCTCTGGTGACCCCCCTAATTTTATCCTGATCAGCGAAGCGATTCAGGTTTCTGGCCTTCCAGTACGCTGCTGCCACCTGCGCACCCACCCCGATTTGAAGCAGCAAATCAGGGTTGCCCACCAAATCAAAGCCGGTCAGTTCGCCGTAAGTGGCGTAATTGTCCCGCCCGGTCAACTGGATGAAGCCCCTACCCCGGTACTTGAAGCCATCGCCCGGCTGGGTGTTCCCCATGCGCCCACCGTACACCTTGTCACCCAGAGCTTCTGGGTTCATGGCGTAAGGCTGGGCACTTTCCAGAGTGGGGAAACGAGCAGGCCATACTTCCCGCAGGCGTTTAGCGGAGTAATTCAGGTTTTCTTCCTGCGGAACCAGTCGGGATTCCGCTGCCAGTTGGGCCAGAAAGTGCGCGACCCTCAGTTTGGTGTTGATGCCGTGCTGGTCTGCTGCCTTCTGGAATTTCTCGGCCATAATGTCTGGCCGTGGAGCCGATGGGTTGATCTTTCGGATCAGTTCAGGCGTGATCAAGGCGATCCCCTGCCCGTCTGCGCAAAGGCACTTCGTTGCGGATTCGACGTTCATTCAGGTACGCAGAAACTGAAGCGATAATCCCGAGCTGCGCACCATACTCCATGAAATCCACCACCCGAAGGGGCGGTGCTTGATCCGTGAAAATCACTGCCATGCGCATCACCAGTCCCACCAGACTGAGCAGGATGAACAGCCCGAGCAGGAGCACCAGTCGATTGGAGCGCACTGTAAACCGGTACCCAATCAGGCACCGGATTGCCCACGCATGCACCCCCACATTGCACATGAGCAGCACCAGCAGGATGAGCACATTCCCGAGAGGCATGGTCGAAAGGCCGTAAAATGTCATGGCTGATCATCTCCTTTTTGTTGCCCCAGAGCGGAATCCGCCTTCTGGCGAACCAAACTCCAGAACCACGTTTTGGTTTTCTTCTGCTCCTCTTTGTCCAGAAAGTCCTTGCCCATGAACCCCAGGAACACCGTCGCGATGACCAGTGAGGGCATGTTCAACCACCCCATGACAGCGAGGATTGCAGACACCAGAAAAATCAGGGACATTGCCAGTCCAATGTCCCCCACCATTCGCCAATTGTCTTTTTTGCGTGTCCGAGGGTCGCTTTTCCATTTGAGCCACTGGAGGAGCCCGACTCCCACG from Deinococcus misasensis DSM 22328 includes these protein-coding regions:
- a CDS encoding phosphoribosyltransferase domain-containing protein; translated protein: MKRSTVELPSGTLQIELHEEQVPLESITTYAVRQNPRRGFLFVSKILGKHLPVRPSEALKHHRFLATSLPAQAEGPVLFIGMAETATGLATSIFEEYSKASGRQDVLYLPSTRYRLGDRSTLQFQETHSHATDHLIYPPESGPKKDLWDGAKTLVLIDDEITTGKTLKALTHTLKRQLPGLREVHLVCFTSWLDLPEEVLLEEFGLPVTIHALVKGNMAFEANPDFSPPELPKVIGNGEDKAPLIRHEYARLGRLPATEHLPEEVQSLVDNLPMQEKPILVLGTGEFAFEPLRFALALENKGHRVVFHTTTRSPILPGEVIQDRLEFMDNYGDQIPNYLYNHRPEQYSRIFVCFETLPTQQDQDLMELLKAEAVYF
- a CDS encoding ATP-grasp domain-containing protein; the encoded protein is MKTRVWFNKGFSVLHHVIAAMHSTAQWEIYATHTSNDAPMLYGPWHHELEPKGLVGSAYVQWALDYCKKHRIEVFFPSKEKSIVKKHEADFEALGTRLVVAASPETIKLLDHKADFLKAFPTEICPIPDWRTFHTLDEFNQRVEELGGETEPLCFKPSVGIYASGFRMLRRRSRMTLLLGNELYAMSYTEAREYFGNNKKFTEMLLMQLCEGTERSIDCLALDGELAQYVIRTKSQEGSSQFSEENPEVEQIVRDITRHYRLSGIFNMQLKDRQGVPNMLEINPRPSGGIHMSITAGLNYGHYAALLALGRIQPHEVPAPRRNVHMMAFSSSLLVKEDVLEEQH
- a CDS encoding DUF475 domain-containing protein, encoding MLRREFGFAFVVTVVCLVGAFYYGLQTGNMSTALSFLLIALILGVMEVSLSFDNAVVNASVLKNMSPVWQQRFLTWGILIAVFGMRFIFPIVIVAVVAKLGFFEVAQLAFNNPSEYAKHLNEAHVPISAFGGSFLMLVFLKYLMDPEKEIHWLGFIERPLAKIGRLDTIQVFITGALLLGLVNYAVHPEEKMAALTAGVVGILTYIFIDALGGLFDADDMAAKAGAAGLTAFIYLEVLDASFSLDGVIGAFAITKEVVVIAAGLCIGAVFVRSLTLMLVKKGTLQQYVFLEHGAHYGIGALAIIMLLSMNHDIHIPEVVTGLIGVGFIVASVLWSMRYQRQNPQLGE
- a CDS encoding TerD family protein — encoded protein: MPVSLSKGGNVSLTKEAPGLTSITVGLGWDVRSTDGAAFDLDASAFLLGENGKVASDSDFVFFNNKTSTDGSVEYGGDNRTGEGAGDDETVKVDLTRVPQNVTRIVIAVTIYDAEGRRQNFGMVRNAYARVLNNAGGSEIARYDLSEDASTETAMIFAEVYRHNSDWKFKAIGQGYNNGLRGLALDFGVNVG
- a CDS encoding TerD family protein translates to MAINLSKGGNINLSKEAPGLRKVRIGLGWDVRATDGAAFDLDAMALLVKEDGKASSDADLIFYNNLKHGSGAVEHTGDNRTGQGEGDDESILVELARVPAQIQRIVVSVSIHDGLSRGQNFGQIRNAFIRVVDDETGTEVARYDLSEDASTETLMVFGELYRHNADWKFRAVGQGYREGLEAFLRNHGFNV
- a CDS encoding TerD family protein; protein product: MQKLVPGQKIKLSDVTSALQLTIDVQVQGSSSAYDISCFLLNEQEKLPSDDHVVFYNNLQSAGQEVQLTQRDSYSSQFQLDLSRMPANIKRLAFTCTTDDGKTFRDIKTGRVRVSHAGEVLLEFVFTGQHFNLEKAVILAEIYFKDVWRFGAYAQGFIGGLEDLVKHYGGTVARPAPAPSPAPIPPAPPTPPARQEPTPAPSVNLKKITLEKRGDSGKVNLRKDGRKQPIHINLNWDQKGKSGGGGLWSLLPGQSSNQSSADLDLGCMFEMQNGYKGVIQALGNTFGAKDTVPYIHLDKDDRSGQSQDGENLLVLRPDMIKRVVVFAYIYQGVSTFQDVGGRMRITDDQGNEIHLKLDQPDPTQRFCAICSITNTGDHIEVTKEERYFRGHQETDQHYGFGFRWQSGQKS
- a CDS encoding TerD family protein — protein: MINLTKGQSINLKKEGPGGLQRIHLGLGWDVAKPKGLFGRFAAPESIDLDASAAVFDAQGNHVDTVWFRQLQSKDGSIRHSGDNLTGQGDGDDEVITVDLTRLPSNVTQIVLAVSSFRGQNFSKVENAFCRVVNADNKQEAARYNLSATGNHTSIIIGKLQLVSGEWTFKALGEMTNGRTVQDIANDIRRVL